From the genome of Nicotiana sylvestris chromosome 1, ASM39365v2, whole genome shotgun sequence:
GAATGATGATTGATAATTGTTTactaaataaaaatttatttggaATGAACAGGGATCAATACTTGGGAGATCGGCAGAATTTGCGTAATTTGTTCTACGCAAATTGTAACAAAGACTTTTattaaaatgtcttcgtcatcaTCTGAGGAATCTCCACCGTCAGATTCATCATCTTCAAATTCACcaccatcttcctcatcatctcCACCAAATAATTCAAATTCTCAATCTCCTCATTCTGACAATAATTCATCATCTGGAAACAACAATAGCTCCTCTTCTTCCGgtgataacaacaacaataataacaataacaataataactcAAACTCTCAATCTCCTCCCTCTAAcagtaacaataataataattcaaACTCTCAATCTCCTCCTTCTAAcagtaacaacaataacaacaataacaacaacaacaacaataataataataataataataataataataataataataataataataattcaaacTCTCAATCTCCTCCTtctaataataacaataattcaaactcTCAATCTCCTCCTTCTAACAATGACTCCTCGTCTGGAAACGATAACAACAAcagtaataacaacaataacaataataataataataacaattctGATAACAAGTCATCACCGGCTCCACCAAAATCACCGGATTCATCAAAAGGAGGTTCATCGGCTCATTCACCGCCACCTCCGCCGCCGCCACCCTCTCCACCATCACATAATTCTCCTAACTCTAGATCTCTTGCCCCTCCAAAGAATCCCTCGGCAAAGTCAGATGCTAAAGATAACAAAACATCACTCAGGGTTGGAGTTGCTGCTGGAGCAGGACTATTGTTTCTTGTTATGATAGTTTTCCTCGTATCTTGTTGTAAacgaaagaagaaaaggaagcatGCTCAAATTGGCTACTACAGAGACAATTCTCACGGAGTCATGAGTATACATCTTactttatctttttttttgttatcttaattTAATTATGTGCTTTAATTTCGAGATATTGTATTGCATTAAGGAAAATTAAGAACACTTCATACATTGATAAAAAGATCAATTAAAAATGCAATTACCGAATACCAATTTGGTTTATAAGTATATAAGCACAACATGTAAGATGAAAAATtggctctttttctttctttttttcccttcTCTGCTTTGCCCTACTTTTTATTTGGTTGTATCATATTAGATGAATTCTTCCATCCCAAAATTCAACATCTTGTTCATTTTTGAATGTCAACCCTTTTATCCTTGACCAATAATGTTTGTGTGCATCTGTGGCATTTTTAAAATGTAAAATTTTATATTGCCTTACTTTTCGTGTAAATTTTACATATCTAAATTATAAACTGTACATCATTTTGGTATTCTTATTACTTTGACAACAAGGATTGCGGTGGAGCGGAGAATACTCCTTCATCATTAACCAGAAGTCTCGGGTTCGAGTCACTGGGTATGAAGTCGTCTTTGTTAGGGAATGCTTTACCCTCTTATGTGAGACTTTCTGACGCGAATACAGATTTAGTCGGACCCCAATGTGAATATCGGACACCAGATGGAAAACAAAAAAAGATATTCTTGTTACCTACCTTACTTAAAATAACATCATTTTTAGAGTCCCATGTTGAAAATATAATTCAAAAATATAACTTTATATATACATATCCAACTTTTTCTTAGAAAGTACTCGTGCATTATGTATATGTTTCAACGGTCAAAGGAACATATGTTGGTTCTGCCTACTATGGAAAATTACAATTTTAATTGAAACTAGCTTATGTCAACATGTTTCATTTAAAACTAAACACTTTCAATACAATTGATAATTGTGCTTGCCCACACAATGCTACCTCCAAAATTCAGGCAAtcattttttttaatagaaaattATGATATCACGACTCAAGTCTTCTTCTTGTTTCTGTTCGTCTATATTCATATTTCTTTCTTTATCAATTTCTAacgttaattatgtattttacaGACAGTCGTCACTACTACAATAACAGTGGACAACATGGGAACAATTGGCAGAATAATAACAAACTCCAATCAACAgatcagtttggcaaaatgccaccTAGTGCACAAGTAAGTTCAGAACACAGTTGGCCAATCGCGCCGCCGCCGCCGCCACCAGTGATGAGTAGTAGTGAAATGAGTTCTGCAGCTTTCTCTGGTCCACATCAACCTCCTTTACCACCTCCACATCCAGCAATGGCTCTTGGTTTTAACCAAAGTAGTTTTACTTATGATGATTTAGCAGCTGCAACTGGAGGATTTGCTAAGGCTAATCTTTTAGGACAAGGTGGTTTTGGTTATGTACATAAAGGAGTTTTGCCTAATGGTAAAGAGATTGCTGTTAAAAGTTTGAAATCTAATAGTGGACAAGGTGAAAGAGAGTTTCAAGCTGAGGTTGAAATTATAAGTCGTGTACATCATCGTCATCTCGTGTCTTTGGTTGGGTATTGTAGTGCTGGCTCTCAAAGGATGCTTGTTTATGAATTTGTTGCCAATAATACTCTTGAATATCACCTCCATGGTATGTATACTTTCTTT
Proteins encoded in this window:
- the LOC104213238 gene encoding putative proline-rich receptor-like protein kinase PERK6, whose protein sequence is MSSSSSEESPPSDSSSSNSPPSSSSSPPNNSNSQSPHSDNNSSSGNNNSSSSSGDNNNNNNNNNNNSNSQSPPSNSNNNNNSNSQSPPSNSNNNNNNNNNNNNNNNNNNNNNNNNNNNNSNSQSPPSNNNNNSNSQSPPSNNDSSSGNDNNNSNNNNNNNNNNNNSDNKSSPAPPKSPDSSKGGSSAHSPPPPPPPPSPPSHNSPNSRSLAPPKNPSAKSDAKDNKTSLRVGVAAGAGLLFLVMIVFLVSCCKRKKKRKHAQIGYYRDNSHGVMNSRHYYNNSGQHGNNWQNNNKLQSTDQFGKMPPSAQVSSEHSWPIAPPPPPPVMSSSEMSSAAFSGPHQPPLPPPHPAMALGFNQSSFTYDDLAAATGGFAKANLLGQGGFGYVHKGVLPNGKEIAVKSLKSNSGQGEREFQAEVEIISRVHHRHLVSLVGYCSAGSQRMLVYEFVANNTLEYHLHGAGRPPMDFNTRHRIALGSAKGFAYLHEDCHPKIIHRDIKAANILLDENFEAKVADFGLAKLSSDTNTHVSTRIMGTFGYLAPEYASSGKLTEKSDVYSYGVMLLELITGRRPIDMDGDDDTLVEWARPILIRATEGGDYDELIDPRLEGKFDAQQMLCMVACAAASIRHSAKRRPRMSQIVRALEDDVTLDDLNEGGKLGHSATLSSGGSSEHDGGSYDIRKFRKSSMSSQEYSSSENGESREFRQSKK